One window from the genome of Planctomycetota bacterium encodes:
- a CDS encoding Tex-like N-terminal domain-containing protein gives MVERTELEHLAADLGLPLACVEGAAPLLAEGATVPFLLRYRKERIAGLREDEAYALAAALRQRRAIEQRKAKTLQELETHGPLPQTARDEIAACAGLAELEDLRQRHRGKRRSRGFLARERGLEPLAQAILAQTPGAPPLEELAAPYVNPDKGVPDPAAALEGARHIIVEAVAAEPAVRRALRQLFLDTGVVRARVADGRAGKPSKYETYYDFAEPVTQIPPHRVQAIRRGEKEGWLRVSIEADRERALHLLREGRITAPATPAATVVETALADAYDRLLAPTLAAELRAELKRRADAEAVHVFAANLRGLLLQPPAGPLRTLGINPGPQGAWAFAIVDEHGKLLHHGLLAPRAPRANAGPPAPPPADTTAALPAQAASEAASAPAAPGAGPSTPPPEDPNAGPAASAGVPAPAANVGAPAPPAPAAEASAPAPPAPGATASAPELPPAPAASAEESPAGLRALLELHAVAAIAIGNSAAAREADQFVRDALKGMEGRRVLRARVNDAGAAIYANSRAAREEFPDLDAPTRAAVSIARRLQDPLAELAQVDPKAVGVGQYQHDVNQRSLQEHLRNVVESCVNLVGVDLNRAPAPLLAHVSGIGRATAREIVRYRTEHGPFRSRAQLKEVPGFTDKQFQLAAGFVRVTGGDQPLDATGIHPERYDLVARIAADAGTTPAALLGRRDAIEAIDFSRYAGGDVGEPTLADIRRELLHPGSDGRGVFRPVECHDSVTSLEDLKPGMALEGTVTNVTAFGAFVDIGLPEDGLVHVSHLSRRYVKDPSQVVAVGRVVSVKVLSVDLERRRIALSIKDALPPPPPKRKPRAAKPPTEKKPEQRQERRPERKPERKPQKAPAAPAPPKAPAEQKPKRDPFAKATPEDIARLVAHFARR, from the coding sequence ATGGTCGAGCGCACCGAGCTGGAGCATCTGGCGGCGGATCTGGGCCTGCCGCTGGCCTGCGTGGAAGGCGCGGCGCCGCTGCTGGCCGAGGGCGCCACCGTGCCTTTCCTCCTGCGTTACCGCAAGGAGCGCATCGCCGGCCTGCGCGAGGACGAGGCCTACGCCCTCGCCGCCGCCCTGCGCCAGCGCCGCGCCATCGAGCAACGCAAGGCCAAGACCCTCCAGGAGCTGGAAACCCACGGCCCGCTTCCGCAGACGGCCCGCGACGAGATTGCGGCCTGCGCCGGCCTCGCGGAGCTGGAGGACCTGCGCCAGCGGCACCGCGGCAAGCGCCGCAGCCGCGGCTTCCTCGCGCGCGAGCGCGGCCTCGAGCCTCTCGCCCAGGCCATCCTGGCCCAGACCCCCGGCGCCCCGCCCCTCGAGGAACTGGCCGCGCCCTACGTGAACCCCGACAAGGGCGTGCCCGACCCCGCGGCGGCCCTCGAGGGCGCACGCCACATCATCGTCGAGGCCGTGGCCGCCGAGCCCGCCGTGCGCCGCGCCCTGCGCCAGCTCTTCCTCGACACCGGCGTAGTGCGCGCCCGCGTGGCCGACGGCCGCGCCGGCAAGCCGAGCAAGTACGAAACCTACTACGACTTCGCCGAGCCCGTGACCCAGATCCCTCCCCACCGCGTGCAGGCCATCCGGCGCGGCGAGAAGGAGGGCTGGTTGCGCGTGAGCATCGAGGCCGACCGCGAGCGCGCGCTCCACCTGCTCCGCGAGGGCCGCATCACGGCCCCCGCCACGCCTGCCGCCACCGTGGTCGAGACCGCTCTGGCCGACGCCTACGACCGCCTGCTCGCCCCCACCCTGGCGGCCGAGCTGCGCGCGGAGCTCAAGCGCCGGGCCGACGCCGAGGCCGTGCACGTCTTCGCCGCCAACCTGCGCGGCCTGCTCCTCCAGCCCCCCGCCGGGCCGCTGCGCACCCTGGGCATCAACCCCGGCCCGCAGGGCGCCTGGGCATTCGCCATCGTGGACGAGCACGGCAAGCTCCTCCACCACGGCCTCCTCGCGCCGCGGGCGCCTCGCGCCAACGCCGGCCCCCCCGCGCCGCCCCCGGCCGACACGACCGCCGCCCTCCCGGCGCAGGCCGCCTCCGAGGCGGCCTCAGCTCCCGCGGCGCCCGGCGCCGGCCCCTCCACGCCGCCTCCAGAGGACCCCAACGCCGGCCCCGCCGCCAGCGCCGGCGTCCCCGCGCCTGCTGCCAACGTGGGCGCCCCGGCGCCTCCGGCGCCCGCTGCGGAGGCCAGCGCCCCGGCGCCCCCCGCGCCGGGGGCCACGGCGAGCGCGCCCGAGCTGCCGCCCGCGCCCGCCGCCAGCGCCGAAGAGAGCCCCGCCGGCCTGCGAGCGCTCCTCGAGCTCCACGCCGTGGCGGCCATCGCCATCGGCAACAGCGCCGCCGCCCGCGAGGCCGACCAGTTCGTGCGCGACGCCCTCAAGGGCATGGAGGGCCGCCGCGTGCTGCGCGCGCGGGTCAACGACGCCGGCGCGGCCATCTACGCCAACTCGCGCGCCGCCCGCGAGGAGTTCCCCGACCTCGATGCGCCCACACGGGCCGCCGTCAGCATCGCCCGGCGCCTTCAGGACCCGCTCGCCGAGCTGGCGCAGGTGGACCCCAAGGCCGTGGGCGTCGGACAGTACCAGCACGATGTCAACCAGCGCTCGCTTCAGGAGCACCTGCGGAACGTGGTGGAGAGCTGCGTGAACCTGGTGGGCGTGGACCTCAACCGCGCGCCGGCGCCCCTGCTGGCGCACGTGTCGGGCATCGGCCGGGCCACGGCCCGCGAGATCGTGCGCTACCGCACCGAGCACGGCCCCTTCCGCTCGCGCGCCCAGCTCAAGGAGGTGCCCGGCTTCACCGACAAGCAGTTCCAGCTCGCCGCCGGCTTCGTGCGCGTGACCGGCGGCGACCAGCCGCTCGACGCCACCGGCATCCACCCCGAGCGCTACGACCTCGTGGCCCGCATCGCCGCCGATGCCGGCACCACCCCGGCCGCACTGCTCGGGCGCCGCGACGCCATCGAGGCCATTGACTTCTCGCGCTACGCGGGCGGCGATGTGGGCGAGCCCACCCTCGCCGACATCCGCCGCGAGCTGCTGCACCCGGGCAGCGACGGGCGCGGCGTCTTCCGGCCCGTCGAGTGCCACGACAGCGTGACCTCGCTCGAGGACCTCAAGCCCGGCATGGCTCTCGAGGGCACGGTGACCAACGTCACCGCCTTCGGGGCCTTCGTGGACATCGGCCTGCCCGAGGACGGCCTGGTGCACGTGTCGCACCTGTCGCGCCGCTACGTCAAGGACCCCAGCCAGGTAGTGGCGGTGGGCCGCGTGGTGAGCGTGAAGGTGCTGTCGGTGGACCTCGAGCGGCGGCGGATCGCGCTGAGCATCAAGGACGCGCTGCCGCCTCCGCCGCCCAAGCGCAAGCCGCGTGCCGCCAAGCCCCCCACCGAGAAGAAGCCCGAGCAGAGGCAGGAGCGGCGGCCGGAAAGGAAGCCGGAGCGGAAGCCGCAGAAGGCGCCGGCCGCGCCCGCGCCGCCTAAGGCCCCCGCCGAACAGAAGCCGAAGCGCGACCCCTTCGCCAAGGCCACGCCCGAGGACATCGCCCGCCTGGTCGCCCACTTCGCGCGCCGGTGA
- a CDS encoding HEAT repeat domain-containing protein: MAIVRAGGRALALCLLLVSGWAAGGAAPPQPEDREVPPDRGKLTLKDDAFKRVMLELKDAGKPVEQRVELIGLFAYFKEARAVPELIALVQSPKEAMALKAAALWALGEIGDPRGMVAFQYALNRLYVKDPEWTSAKGVTAEVDGKEREVPLRELCEARLGRLAEAVLAKTEEGQKPQLVELLLSPLAGGTTPAKPPEENEHVGRMRAALLSVAAVGDRSPTALKALTTVLTADDNYYPWDFKVIAAEALSTILVRRADELKSLKAHDKLSDEIAAAFIQAFGVTDIPEVREIGAPALRHTGWGDRAARSLVTVLQTPNLPKAVRYRAIEALAFLESQQAADHLIFLLFDADKNIRWRAAVALGTCGDQRAAAFLRQLAKDPDAFVRLKAVGALGRLREFSVLPDLAVAIEDPDVRVRRQAALALGRLGFRQGIPALVNSGLKDPSPSVRAMSIIALGYITRAEGLKAVPPMLADPDPGVRRVAVQVLDKFVNPGATRALVAALGDADKDVRADAVRAVADRIERNPRETLDLLTEAIAKSQGEGRLAAVQCLAADYAKARGAKDPKRRTLYERGLDSPKDALAAALLASLGDGKPETRAAAGKLLADHAFAHKNKALLSPVAALANDPDRAVRNIGLMADNYLRNLR; this comes from the coding sequence ATGGCGATCGTGCGAGCGGGTGGCCGCGCGCTGGCGTTGTGCCTGCTGCTGGTGAGCGGCTGGGCGGCCGGAGGCGCCGCGCCGCCCCAGCCCGAGGACCGCGAGGTGCCGCCCGACCGCGGCAAGCTGACGCTGAAGGACGACGCCTTCAAGCGCGTGATGCTCGAGCTCAAGGACGCCGGGAAGCCGGTGGAGCAGCGGGTGGAGCTCATCGGGCTGTTCGCTTACTTCAAGGAGGCGCGGGCCGTTCCGGAGCTGATCGCCCTCGTGCAGTCGCCCAAGGAGGCGATGGCCCTCAAGGCGGCCGCGCTCTGGGCGCTCGGCGAGATCGGCGACCCGCGCGGCATGGTCGCCTTCCAGTATGCACTGAATCGCCTCTACGTCAAGGACCCCGAGTGGACGAGCGCCAAAGGCGTCACAGCGGAGGTGGACGGGAAGGAGCGCGAGGTCCCGCTGCGCGAGCTGTGCGAGGCGCGGCTGGGCCGCCTGGCCGAGGCGGTGCTGGCGAAGACCGAGGAGGGCCAGAAGCCGCAGCTCGTGGAGCTGCTGCTCTCGCCCCTGGCCGGCGGCACCACGCCCGCGAAGCCGCCCGAGGAGAACGAGCACGTGGGGCGGATGCGCGCCGCGCTCCTCTCGGTGGCCGCCGTGGGCGACCGCTCGCCCACCGCCCTCAAGGCCCTCACCACCGTGCTCACGGCCGACGACAACTACTACCCCTGGGACTTCAAGGTGATCGCCGCCGAGGCGCTGAGCACGATTCTGGTGCGGCGCGCCGACGAGCTCAAGAGCCTGAAGGCGCACGACAAGCTCTCCGACGAGATCGCGGCGGCGTTCATCCAGGCCTTCGGCGTCACCGACATCCCCGAGGTGCGCGAGATCGGCGCCCCGGCCCTGCGGCACACGGGCTGGGGCGACCGCGCGGCCCGCAGCCTGGTGACCGTGCTCCAGACGCCCAACCTGCCCAAGGCCGTGCGCTACCGGGCCATCGAGGCCCTCGCCTTTCTCGAGAGCCAGCAGGCCGCCGACCACCTGATCTTCCTCCTCTTCGACGCCGACAAGAACATCCGCTGGCGCGCCGCCGTGGCCCTGGGCACGTGCGGCGACCAGCGCGCCGCCGCCTTCCTGCGGCAGCTCGCCAAGGACCCCGACGCCTTCGTGCGGCTCAAGGCCGTGGGCGCGCTCGGCCGCCTGCGCGAGTTCTCGGTGCTGCCCGACCTGGCCGTGGCGATCGAGGACCCCGACGTGCGCGTGCGCCGCCAGGCCGCCCTGGCCCTGGGCCGGCTCGGCTTCCGGCAGGGCATTCCCGCCCTCGTCAACAGCGGGCTCAAGGACCCGAGCCCCTCGGTGCGCGCCATGTCCATCATCGCCCTCGGCTACATCACGCGGGCCGAGGGCCTCAAGGCTGTGCCGCCCATGCTGGCCGACCCCGACCCCGGCGTGCGCCGCGTGGCCGTGCAGGTGCTCGACAAGTTCGTCAACCCCGGCGCCACGCGCGCCCTGGTGGCCGCCCTGGGCGACGCCGACAAGGACGTGCGGGCCGACGCCGTGAGGGCCGTGGCCGACCGCATCGAGCGCAACCCGAGAGAGACTCTGGACCTCCTCACCGAGGCCATCGCGAAGTCGCAGGGCGAGGGCCGCCTGGCGGCCGTGCAGTGCCTCGCGGCCGACTATGCGAAGGCGCGCGGCGCCAAGGACCCCAAGCGCCGCACCCTTTACGAGCGCGGGCTCGACAGCCCGAAGGACGCCCTGGCCGCCGCGCTTCTGGCCTCGCTGGGCGACGGGAAGCCCGAGACCCGCGCCGCGGCCGGCAAGCTGCTCGCCGACCACGCCTTCGCCCACAAGAACAAGGCCCTGCTCTCCCCCGTGGCGGCCCTGGCGAACGACCCCGACCGCGCGGTGCGCAACATCGGCCTGATGGCGGACAACTATCTCAGGAATCTTCGGTGA
- a CDS encoding glycerophosphodiester phosphodiesterase family protein — MAVKPLVVGHRGWLQRYPENTLVSLRAALELGVDALEFDLHLSRDGHLVVIHDATLERTTDGTGRVGERTLAELKRLDAGAWFAPRFAGERIPTLEEVLGLVPPGVALYAEVKDTRPEMAAALLPFAQARADAMIVHSFGADFLEAFRRLAPSAVRIGLLGNVTKLDLGAAARRLRCWGIHPCMEALTREQVAAWQAEGFRVMCWTVRNEADARRALDLAPDAIGADCPDVLLRLMGRG; from the coding sequence ATGGCTGTGAAGCCCCTCGTCGTCGGGCACAGAGGCTGGCTCCAGCGCTACCCCGAGAACACCCTCGTCAGCCTGCGCGCCGCGCTGGAGCTGGGCGTGGACGCCTTGGAGTTCGACCTCCACCTCAGCCGCGACGGCCACCTCGTGGTCATCCACGACGCCACGCTCGAGCGCACCACGGACGGCACGGGCCGCGTGGGCGAGCGCACGCTGGCCGAGCTGAAGCGGCTGGACGCCGGCGCCTGGTTCGCTCCCCGCTTCGCCGGCGAGCGCATCCCGACGCTCGAGGAGGTGCTCGGCCTCGTGCCCCCGGGCGTGGCGCTCTACGCGGAGGTGAAGGATACGCGCCCCGAGATGGCCGCGGCGCTGCTGCCCTTCGCCCAGGCGCGGGCCGACGCGATGATCGTGCACAGCTTCGGCGCCGACTTCCTCGAGGCGTTCCGCCGCCTGGCGCCGTCGGCCGTGCGCATCGGGCTTCTCGGCAACGTGACGAAGCTCGACCTGGGCGCCGCCGCGCGGCGTCTGCGGTGCTGGGGCATCCATCCCTGCATGGAGGCGCTCACCCGCGAACAGGTGGCCGCCTGGCAGGCCGAGGGCTTCCGCGTGATGTGCTGGACGGTGCGGAACGAGGCCGACGCCCGCCGCGCGCTGGACCTGGCGCCCGACGCCATCGGCGCCGACTGCCCCGACGTGCTGTTGCGCCTGATGGGCCGGGGATGA
- a CDS encoding tetratricopeptide repeat protein yields the protein MRRNLLRPARWFARVWRCAAVAALAACGCGPSVGHEARERAARAADEGLRALESGQRDEALRRFQAALEADPRQAAAHNGLGLLAYEAGRPAEAIAHFRRACRGAPPAGHLNNLAAACAAVGRLRDAERAYQRALRADPADPAAWVNLAALRQQAGRHQAALDQARLAVKQFPDYPPARLALANALARNGQPKEAEALFRELAEVPETTLAARRGLAWVLRSTGRPAEAIALLQAVLAKEPHRASLRFELSACLLAAGRAAEALAEARRGVEAEPQATAGQIGLGAALIGNGQCEAAARVLERVVAREPLQMEARALLGDAYVGLGQPERAVALHRETMELDLDSPLPRRLLGDALMLAGQFGEAVRAYQRAVDLGDSSGVTRARLADAYAWHGDTALALEELAEAARRNPDDPAVRLRLASFAASRRDEAGAQREFDRALELAPRNPQAHLACGHWHHSQRRLHRAAECYRRAIELDPQRAEAHASLGRAFEDLGRLDEAAECYRRSTELETGRFETWLGLARVEAARRQFAAARAALTRADALAKSLEDQAALGAVARALTAESAPRP from the coding sequence GTGCGCCGCAACCTCTTGCGCCCGGCCCGCTGGTTCGCCCGTGTCTGGCGCTGCGCCGCGGTGGCGGCGCTGGCGGCGTGCGGCTGCGGCCCATCCGTGGGCCACGAGGCACGCGAGCGCGCGGCCCGCGCCGCCGACGAGGGCCTGCGCGCCCTGGAGAGCGGGCAGCGCGACGAGGCGCTCCGCCGGTTCCAGGCCGCCCTCGAGGCCGACCCGCGCCAGGCCGCGGCCCACAACGGGCTGGGGCTGCTCGCCTACGAGGCGGGGCGCCCGGCCGAGGCCATCGCCCACTTCCGCCGCGCCTGCCGCGGCGCGCCCCCCGCAGGCCACCTCAACAACCTGGCCGCCGCCTGCGCCGCGGTCGGACGCCTCCGCGACGCCGAGCGCGCCTACCAACGGGCCCTGCGGGCCGACCCCGCCGACCCCGCCGCCTGGGTGAACCTCGCCGCGCTGCGCCAGCAGGCGGGCCGCCACCAGGCCGCCCTCGACCAGGCCCGCCTCGCCGTGAAGCAGTTCCCCGACTATCCGCCGGCCCGCCTGGCGCTGGCCAACGCCCTGGCGCGGAACGGCCAGCCGAAGGAGGCCGAGGCCCTCTTCCGCGAACTGGCCGAGGTGCCCGAGACGACTCTCGCCGCGCGGCGCGGCCTGGCCTGGGTGCTCCGCTCGACCGGCCGCCCGGCGGAGGCCATCGCCCTGCTCCAGGCCGTGCTCGCGAAGGAGCCGCACCGTGCGAGCCTGCGCTTCGAGCTGTCGGCCTGCCTGCTCGCCGCGGGCCGGGCGGCCGAAGCCCTGGCCGAGGCGCGCCGGGGCGTCGAGGCCGAGCCGCAGGCCACCGCCGGCCAGATCGGACTCGGCGCCGCCCTGATCGGCAATGGGCAGTGCGAGGCCGCCGCCCGGGTGCTCGAGCGCGTGGTGGCGCGCGAGCCGCTCCAGATGGAGGCCCGCGCGCTCCTGGGCGACGCCTATGTGGGGCTCGGCCAGCCCGAACGCGCCGTGGCGCTGCACCGCGAGACGATGGAGCTGGACCTCGACAGCCCGCTGCCGCGCCGCCTGCTCGGCGACGCGCTGATGCTCGCGGGCCAGTTCGGCGAGGCCGTGCGGGCCTATCAGCGGGCGGTGGACCTGGGCGACAGCTCGGGCGTGACCCGCGCGCGGCTGGCCGACGCCTATGCCTGGCACGGCGACACGGCCCTGGCCCTCGAGGAGCTGGCCGAGGCCGCGCGCCGCAACCCCGACGACCCCGCCGTGCGCCTGCGGCTCGCCAGCTTCGCGGCCAGCCGCCGCGACGAGGCAGGCGCCCAACGCGAGTTCGACCGGGCGCTCGAACTGGCCCCGCGGAACCCCCAGGCCCACCTGGCCTGCGGCCACTGGCATCACAGCCAGCGCCGGCTGCACCGCGCCGCCGAGTGCTACCGCCGCGCCATCGAGCTCGACCCCCAGAGGGCCGAAGCGCATGCCTCGCTCGGCCGCGCGTTCGAGGACCTGGGGCGCCTGGACGAGGCCGCCGAGTGCTACCGCCGCTCGACGGAGCTGGAGACCGGCCGCTTCGAAACGTGGCTCGGCCTCGCGCGGGTGGAGGCCGCGCGTCGCCAGTTCGCCGCGGCCCGGGCCGCGCTGACGCGCGCCGACGCGCTCGCGAAGTCGCTGGAAGACCAGGCCGCCCTCGGCGCTGTGGCCCGCGCCCTGACGGCGGAGTCGGCGCCCAGACCCTGA
- a CDS encoding PilZ domain-containing protein produces the protein MAIRGRRHRRFVVEDCTVEYRKHSALSFLGGAPKVAPLVDVSVGGLQFVSEDLYDIGQRLDLKVIIPSIFRSLTVQAEVVWSKRVTHRSSYRVGARLIHPPAEVISLLRTLEERFWALPDERKREAEAAVSRHYPLHLEPRPEGTPARVYDDAAAAAEAAAEAAGAASAPATPPAAAAAPAAAPPAVAAVSAPPAPEPAPAPEAAAPPEPAAEKPPEEPAPEPPQPPEAEPTPPPEEPVPVTLYDLVAGIETRPDAGVLLQGVAKCQILLPGLADRDCFALEVHDNTMRHSGTPSFDRGDAVVFSPNAPARSGDLAFVVTRDGGVFRQVFFDANNVVRLRPLNSWYPEQCFHRAEVQGLWKLVAKFERYPEK, from the coding sequence ATGGCGATCCGTGGCAGGCGGCACCGGCGATTCGTGGTCGAGGATTGCACGGTCGAGTACCGCAAGCACAGCGCCCTGTCGTTCCTGGGCGGCGCGCCGAAGGTGGCCCCCCTCGTGGACGTGTCGGTCGGCGGCCTCCAGTTCGTCAGCGAAGACCTCTACGACATCGGCCAGCGCCTGGACCTCAAGGTGATCATCCCGAGCATCTTCCGGTCGCTGACGGTTCAGGCCGAGGTCGTGTGGTCCAAGCGGGTCACGCACCGCAGCTCGTACCGCGTGGGCGCGCGGCTGATACACCCGCCAGCCGAAGTGATCAGCCTGCTTCGCACGCTCGAGGAGCGGTTCTGGGCGCTGCCCGACGAGCGCAAGCGCGAGGCGGAAGCCGCGGTGTCGCGGCACTACCCGCTGCATCTCGAGCCTCGGCCCGAGGGCACCCCCGCCCGGGTCTACGACGACGCGGCGGCCGCCGCCGAAGCCGCCGCCGAGGCCGCAGGCGCGGCATCCGCGCCTGCAACGCCGCCGGCCGCGGCTGCCGCGCCCGCCGCCGCGCCACCGGCCGTGGCTGCCGTGTCCGCGCCCCCGGCTCCCGAGCCCGCGCCGGCCCCCGAGGCCGCCGCACCGCCCGAACCCGCCGCCGAGAAGCCGCCCGAGGAACCGGCCCCCGAGCCGCCCCAGCCGCCCGAGGCGGAGCCGACGCCTCCCCCCGAGGAGCCGGTGCCCGTGACCCTCTACGACCTCGTGGCCGGCATCGAGACGCGGCCCGACGCCGGAGTCCTCCTCCAGGGCGTGGCCAAGTGCCAGATCCTGCTGCCCGGCCTCGCCGACCGCGACTGCTTCGCCCTCGAGGTCCACGACAACACGATGCGGCACAGCGGCACCCCGTCGTTCGACCGGGGCGACGCGGTGGTCTTCTCGCCCAACGCGCCGGCGCGCAGCGGCGACCTGGCCTTTGTGGTCACCCGCGACGGCGGGGTGTTCCGCCAGGTCTTCTTCGACGCCAACAACGTCGTACGGCTGCGCCCCCTCAACAGTTGGTACCCCGAGCAGTGCTTCCACCGCGCCGAGGTCCAGGGCCTCTGGAAGCTTGTGGCGAAGTTCGAGCGCTACCCCGAGAAATAG